Genomic DNA from Candidatus Palauibacter australiensis:
GCGGTCTCCAACGCGAAGGCGGCGATCGCGTCGATCACGTCCGCCATCGATCGCGCCCGCGTCAGGTCGACGCCGGAACCGCCCCCGATCCCGTGGTAGTGGTTGTCAGTGAGCCCCGGGATCACGGTTCGCCCGTTCAACTCCACGACGCGCGTGCCGGGCCCGGCCAGCCCGCGGATTTCCTCCGAGGTTCCCACGGCCGCCACGCGGCCGTCGGCGACCGCCAGCGCCTCCACGGTCCCCGGCGATCCCATCGTGAGGATCTCTCCATCCACCAGGACGAGATCCAAAACGAGATCGGCCGTGTCGCCCGAGGGCGCCGCGCATGCCGCGAGCCCCAGCAGCACCACGAACCCCGGCACCGCCGGCCCGAGCACCACGCGCGCGGAGACGGCCCGCGAAGGCCCGGTCCTCCTCATCGCCGCTCCGCCCCCGTCTCGCGGCGCAGGAGGCGACCGGGCTGTGCCTCCGTGAGCGCGCCGCCGTCGATCACGGGCACGCCGTTCACGAACACGAAGTCCATCCCCTCGGCATAGCGCATCGCGTCGCCGAACCGGGCCAGGTCCCGCACCTCCTCCGGATCGAAGATGACGAGGTCCGCCGCCATTCCCGGCGCGATCAGGCCCCTGTCGGCCAACCCCAGCCGGCGGGCGGCGAGCGACGTCATGCGGCGCACGGCGTCCTCCAGACTCAGGATCCCGTCTTCCCTCACGTACTTCGCGATCACGCGCGGGAAGGCTCCGAACGCCCGCGGATGGGAACTCGCCGTGGTCGCCGGATTCACCGGGGAGGCGTCGGTGTCGATCATCACGAACTCGGCCCGAAGGGCCTGCCACTTCTGCTCCTCGTTCATGCTCTCCGGGTTCACGCTCACGCCGCCCGCCTGAACGAGATCGAAGAACGCGTCCCACGGATCGGTCCCGAGGAGGTCCCCCGCCTCGGCGACCGAGAGGTTGATCACTCGCTCGTCCACCTCGTCGGAGGCGGAGACGATGAGAACCTTGTCCCAGTCCATGCCCACATGGCGGTACCAGTTCTCCCAGTCCGACGTCGTCTCCACCTCTCGGCGGAGCTCGGCTCGCACCGCGGGGTCGGACAGGGTCTCCAGGAAGGGAGCCCTGCCGCCCGCGTAGTGCCGCGGGTGGAGGAAGGACCCCAGGCCGATCCCGTTCCGGATGTAGGGATAGATGTCCGCCGTCACGTCGATCCCGGCCACCCTCGCCGAGTCGATGAGGGCGAGGGCCTCGGCCATCAGCGGCCAGTTCTCCTGTCCCGCGGCTTTGAGGTGGTAGATGTGGACGGGGGTGCCGGCGCGGACGCCGATCTCGATCGCTTCGCGGATCGCCTCCAGGACGGAGTGCGATTCGTTCCGCATATGCGTGAAGTAGGTGCCGCCGTACTCGCCCGCGACGCGCGTGAGTTCGACGAGTTCCTCCGTCGTCGCGTACACGGCGGGCGGATAGATGAGAGACGTGGAGGTCCCGACCGCGCCGTCCTCCATCGCCTGCCGCACGAGCGCCTTCATCTCCTCGAGTTGCCCGGGCGTCGGCTGCACGTCCTCCTCGCCCAGGACCACGCGGCGCACCTGGGTGAGTCCGACGTCGTGCACCACGTTGATCGGGATGCCGATGCGCTCGACGTGCGCGAAGTACTCGGCGTACGTCCGCCAGCGCAGTTCCTCGCCGTTCACGACCACCCCCC
This window encodes:
- a CDS encoding D-aminoacylase, which encodes MGEAPTAAEPFDVLITGARIVDGAGNPWMRGDVGLRGDRIAAVGNLAGHPAARTIDAADRVVSPGFIDMMGQSSVVLITDPPSAESKLRQGITTYLSGEGGSAAPQSDATQPWGVVVNGEELRWRTYAEYFAHVERIGIPINVVHDVGLTQVRRVVLGEEDVQPTPGQLEEMKALVRQAMEDGAVGTSTSLIYPPAVYATTEELVELTRVAGEYGGTYFTHMRNESHSVLEAIREAIEIGVRAGTPVHIYHLKAAGQENWPLMAEALALIDSARVAGIDVTADIYPYIRNGIGLGSFLHPRHYAGGRAPFLETLSDPAVRAELRREVETTSDWENWYRHVGMDWDKVLIVSASDEVDERVINLSVAEAGDLLGTDPWDAFFDLVQAGGVSVNPESMNEEQKWQALRAEFVMIDTDASPVNPATTASSHPRAFGAFPRVIAKYVREDGILSLEDAVRRMTSLAARRLGLADRGLIAPGMAADLVIFDPEEVRDLARFGDAMRYAEGMDFVFVNGVPVIDGGALTEAQPGRLLRRETGAERR